The following proteins are co-located in the Halococcus salifodinae DSM 8989 genome:
- a CDS encoding TATA-box-binding protein, which yields MTREDTVDDPVATLETQNVVASSGIGQEIDLESVAMDLTGADFDPGQFPGLIYRPDDAKATCLIFRSGAITCTGAQSIEEVQETVHTAVGALVELGIDVEAPDVTVQNIVSGADLGETLNLNAIAIGLGLESVEYEPEQFPGLVYRLDDPDVVALLFGSGKMVITGAKIHDEAEAALEEIIRRLNDLGLVG from the coding sequence ATGACCCGCGAAGATACTGTCGACGATCCGGTAGCGACACTCGAAACTCAGAACGTGGTCGCCTCATCGGGGATCGGCCAGGAAATCGATCTGGAATCGGTTGCGATGGATCTCACAGGCGCGGACTTCGACCCAGGACAGTTTCCGGGATTGATCTACCGACCAGACGATGCAAAAGCGACGTGTCTAATTTTCCGGTCAGGGGCGATCACGTGTACGGGAGCGCAAAGCATCGAGGAGGTTCAGGAGACAGTCCATACGGCCGTGGGTGCACTGGTAGAGCTCGGGATCGATGTTGAGGCACCTGACGTAACGGTCCAAAATATCGTGTCAGGTGCCGACCTCGGCGAGACATTGAATCTGAATGCAATTGCGATCGGGCTGGGGCTCGAAAGTGTCGAATACGAGCCCGAGCAGTTTCCTGGTCTCGTCTATCGGCTCGACGACCCCGATGTGGTCGCACTCCTGTTCGGATCGGGGAAAATGGTGATTACGGGGGCGAAGATTCACGACGAAGCCGAAGCAGCCTTGGAAGAGATCATCAGACGTCTGAATGATCTTGGGTTGGTGGGGTAA
- a CDS encoding DUF6414 family protein has product MFGSSGDDLAVRDYVYLDPGTLDSWYASLHGWIPESRQQGNETNVDGQASAGAKGEAALPLLEWLGKLGLEGNLGGSVSAQRMTETTDRVIDQGLHTQLRNDLDEKGLIKSVDDDLEAGDVVEVTGTGMTDPLYRQLFAIKRLVAIQELEEISQRLETLEDDQGGDEGRPDLGGGREGVEDPRDRMQQEDPMGMMGGDDPFGLQGENSFADMLGVGQNPGLDRVGTSASDVISEDLDEALNVIYGENTCLLLDLDQDKTKGADGTFTQCGMLLADNHIQTEPNEFLAVKEYTALGRVVEISEDGEWDYAEVLRVADTVMSRDEMEEFRSDFEDSIDGANSSEGLNIDADLFSSDEPLIAIKPVAVYW; this is encoded by the coding sequence ATGTTCGGTTCTTCCGGAGATGACCTCGCGGTCCGTGACTACGTCTACCTCGATCCCGGAACACTCGACAGCTGGTATGCCTCCCTACACGGATGGATTCCGGAATCCCGCCAGCAAGGCAACGAGACGAACGTCGACGGTCAGGCCAGCGCCGGAGCGAAGGGGGAGGCAGCACTCCCGCTTCTTGAGTGGCTCGGAAAGCTCGGCTTGGAGGGCAACCTCGGCGGGTCCGTCTCAGCGCAGCGCATGACCGAGACCACAGACCGGGTCATCGACCAGGGCCTGCACACCCAGCTGCGGAACGACCTAGATGAGAAAGGCCTGATCAAGTCCGTGGATGATGATCTGGAGGCCGGTGACGTCGTCGAGGTGACCGGGACGGGAATGACCGATCCCCTGTATCGCCAGCTGTTCGCGATCAAGCGCCTCGTGGCCATTCAAGAATTGGAGGAGATATCCCAGCGTCTCGAAACGCTTGAGGATGACCAGGGCGGCGATGAGGGCCGGCCCGACCTCGGTGGCGGCCGAGAGGGCGTAGAAGATCCCCGCGACCGGATGCAGCAGGAAGACCCGATGGGGATGATGGGCGGGGACGATCCGTTCGGCCTGCAGGGGGAGAATTCGTTTGCCGATATGCTGGGTGTCGGTCAGAACCCGGGGCTGGACCGTGTCGGCACGTCCGCGAGCGATGTTATCAGTGAGGACCTCGATGAAGCGCTCAACGTGATTTACGGGGAGAACACGTGTCTGCTGTTGGATCTTGACCAGGACAAGACGAAGGGCGCTGATGGCACCTTCACGCAGTGCGGGATGTTGCTGGCGGATAATCACATCCAGACAGAGCCTAACGAGTTCTTAGCCGTGAAAGAGTACACGGCGCTCGGCCGGGTTGTGGAGATCTCGGAGGATGGTGAGTGGGATTATGCCGAGGTACTGCGGGTGGCTGATACGGTGATGAGTAGGGACGAGATGGAGGAGTTCCGCAGCGACTTCGAAGATAGTATTGATGGTGCGAACAGTTCGGAGGGGTTGAACATCGATGCAGATCTCTTCTCCTCGGACGAGCCCTTAATCGCGATCAAGCCGGTCGCCGTCTATTGGTAG
- a CDS encoding DUF7837 family putative zinc-binding protein: MTTQNSSFGTCPSCETGIPAGLVLIEYERADESAAFAECPGCREVVRPR; this comes from the coding sequence ATGACCACACAGAATTCCAGTTTTGGCACCTGCCCGTCTTGCGAGACGGGGATCCCTGCAGGGTTGGTCCTGATCGAGTATGAACGCGCAGACGAATCGGCTGCGTTCGCCGAATGTCCTGGCTGCCGAGAAGTCGTTCGTCCACGCTAA